A stretch of the Comamonas testosteroni TK102 genome encodes the following:
- a CDS encoding YggS family pyridoxal phosphate-dependent enzyme, producing the protein MPMTSETLTRHDQHGLYLEPRTVEDFRSNLATVQARIAAACQRVGRDPANVRLLPVSKTKPQASLRLAYAADCRWLGENKVQEAFGKWESLQDLTDLRWSVIGHLQTNKARLVARFASEFQALDSLRVAETLDRHLQAQGRSLDVFVQVNTSGEASKFGLSPEAVPDFVRQLPVFSALRVRGLMTLALFSAEAERVRRCFIVLRELRDQLLQSAPAGMELNALSMGMSGDFEIAIEEGATVVRVGQAIFGARALPDSHYWPVRSDPDTPH; encoded by the coding sequence ATGCCCATGACTTCAGAAACCCTGACCCGCCACGATCAACACGGCCTGTACCTGGAGCCGCGCACGGTAGAGGATTTCCGCAGCAACCTCGCCACAGTCCAGGCGCGTATCGCTGCTGCCTGCCAGCGCGTGGGGCGAGATCCAGCCAACGTGCGCTTGCTGCCCGTCAGCAAGACCAAACCGCAAGCCAGTTTGCGTCTGGCCTATGCGGCGGACTGCCGCTGGCTGGGCGAGAACAAGGTGCAGGAGGCTTTTGGCAAATGGGAGTCCCTGCAGGACCTGACCGATCTGCGCTGGTCGGTCATCGGCCATCTGCAGACCAACAAGGCCAGGCTGGTGGCACGCTTTGCCAGCGAGTTCCAGGCCTTGGACAGCCTGCGAGTCGCCGAGACGCTGGACAGGCATTTACAGGCCCAGGGGCGGTCGCTTGATGTGTTTGTGCAGGTCAATACTTCGGGTGAGGCCAGCAAATTTGGACTGAGCCCCGAGGCGGTGCCGGACTTCGTCCGGCAGTTGCCCGTATTTTCCGCATTGCGCGTGCGCGGACTGATGACGCTGGCGCTGTTTTCCGCCGAAGCCGAACGCGTGCGCCGCTGCTTCATTGTGCTGCGTGAGCTGCGCGATCAGCTCCTGCAAAGTGCGCCTGCCGGCATGGAGCTCAATGCGCTGTCGATGGGGATGTCCGGCGATTTCGAGATTGCCATCGAGGAGGGCGCTACCGTGGTGCGCGTGGGGCAGGCCATCTTTGGCGCGCGTGCATTGCCCGACAGCCACTACTGGCCAGTGCGCTCCGATCCGGATACGCCGCACTGA
- a CDS encoding aspartate aminotransferase family protein yields the protein MLQTDSHLMRAYARQPVSFVRGRGARLWDEQGVEYLDAIAGVAVTSLGHAHPEIAAVMADQAATLLHTSNVFRVDWQEQLGQRLCTLADMEKVFFCNSGAEANETALKLARLHGHRKQVAVPQILVMENAFHGRTLATLAATGNAAKQQGFGPQMPGFVRVPYDDIDAVRQAARETPDIVAVLVEPVQGEGGIRVPSSGYLRALRELCDARGWLLMLDEIQTGLGRTGAWFAHQHTAITPDVMTLAKALGNGVPIGACLARGAAADLFSPGQHGSTFGGNPLACRVACTVLDIMARDDLAQRAALLGERMLAGLRRALGEIPGVQAIRGMGLMAGIELDRSCQDLVGRALAEQRLLITVTRERTIRLLPPLICDEAQIDDIVARVASLCHDSGASHHAL from the coding sequence ATGTTGCAAACCGACTCTCACCTGATGCGGGCCTACGCCCGCCAGCCCGTTTCTTTTGTGCGCGGACGTGGTGCGCGCCTCTGGGATGAGCAAGGGGTGGAATACCTGGACGCCATCGCCGGAGTGGCCGTCACCAGCCTGGGCCATGCCCATCCGGAGATAGCCGCCGTCATGGCCGATCAAGCCGCGACGCTGCTGCATACTTCCAACGTGTTCCGTGTCGACTGGCAAGAGCAACTGGGCCAGCGCTTGTGCACGCTGGCCGATATGGAGAAAGTGTTCTTCTGCAACTCGGGCGCCGAGGCCAACGAGACGGCTCTCAAGCTCGCCCGGTTGCACGGCCATCGCAAACAGGTGGCCGTGCCGCAAATCCTCGTCATGGAGAACGCTTTCCATGGTCGCACGCTGGCGACGCTCGCTGCCACTGGTAACGCAGCCAAGCAACAGGGCTTCGGGCCGCAGATGCCCGGCTTTGTGCGCGTGCCCTATGACGACATCGATGCGGTGCGCCAAGCGGCCCGGGAGACGCCGGACATCGTTGCCGTGCTGGTTGAGCCCGTACAGGGCGAAGGCGGTATCCGTGTCCCCAGCTCCGGCTACCTGCGTGCGCTGCGAGAGCTTTGCGACGCTCGGGGCTGGCTGTTGATGCTCGACGAGATCCAGACCGGCCTGGGCCGAACGGGGGCCTGGTTCGCACACCAGCACACCGCGATCACGCCCGATGTGATGACCCTGGCCAAGGCACTGGGCAACGGTGTCCCCATCGGCGCCTGCCTGGCGCGCGGCGCCGCCGCCGATCTGTTCTCCCCGGGCCAGCACGGCTCAACCTTCGGTGGTAATCCGCTGGCCTGCCGAGTCGCCTGCACCGTGCTCGACATCATGGCCAGAGACGATTTGGCGCAGCGGGCGGCCCTGCTGGGCGAGCGCATGTTGGCCGGGCTGCGGCGGGCTCTGGGCGAAATCCCTGGAGTACAGGCCATCCGAGGCATGGGTCTGATGGCTGGAATAGAGCTGGACCGCAGCTGTCAGGATCTGGTCGGCCGCGCACTGGCTGAACAGCGATTGTTGATAACCGTGACCCGTGAGCGCACGATTCGTCTGTTGCCGCCGCTGATCTGTGACGAAGCGCAGATTGACGACATCGTGGCTCGAGTTGCCAGTCTGTGCCATGACAGTGGCGCAAGCCACCACGCCCTCTAG